The Vulpes vulpes isolate BD-2025 chromosome 1, VulVul3, whole genome shotgun sequence genome contains the following window.
gaaagCAGCGTCTGGAATATacggggaggaggagcagaggaaaggaCTTATCCGAGATTAAAAATTGGggtgagaaaaaaggaagagagaggatgtGGTGTGTGCAATATTCAGATGGAAAACCTGAAACTGAACAGACAATGAAAGAGAATTGAGTCAGGGAAAAACTGCCTCCCCCTCTTACCTTGTAGGTACCAGGTCTGGAGGGCTGTGAATGAGGGGTTTGGGACAACCGGGCTTGAGATGGGCTACAGAGGGAGCTGGTCACCAGGCCATGGCTAGGAGAATCCACCCTCGTTGAGGAATCCGCAACTGGGGCCATGGAAGTCAAGGGAGAAGGTGGGCTGGGCAGAGTAGGtatcttccttccattcttttcatGCACTGACCTTTGCCTTTCCACATAGCTAGGGACAGAAACACAAATATGCAGGGAGGTATGGAGAGCCTGAGGCTAGAGGGGGAGTGTCCAGTTTCTCCCAGCAGACCCAGTTCCTCAATATTCCTCTCAGAAAGCCCCCTGTAATGTCTCCTTGGCCTCCCTATTCTTCCTCCTTGTTGTTGTTACCTGTTTCCTAATGGCTCTGCTCCAGTTTCCTTCTCCTTCCGAGACTTCTTGCAGGGGGGACAGGAGTCTCCCCAGGTGTGAGGAGACACCCCTCCATTGAAGGAAGTGGAGGTGACCATGGCTGCTCCATTCTCCAAGACGGTGGTGAGAGGTTCCTCTGACtgcttcctggaagaggaaaTGTCCCTCTCCTCAGGGGAAGGGGTAGTATCCAGGGGCAAGGCTTCAATCTCTAGCTCAAAGAGCTGAGATATAGGGCTCTCTTCCTCCAGGAGTAACTCCTCAAGGTTTTCTCCATTGCTCTCAGCATCTATGCTGGAGGGGGCCAAGGGCTCTTCTGATGATGGTGACACCGTGAATTCTTTGTTTTGCTGCTCCCCCATAGACCTGCTGATCCCTTTGCTAGGTTCCAGATTCTTTTCAGTGGAGATCCGTGGTGGGGACCTAGGGCTCTTGTCTCCATCCTGacctggaaaagaagaaaagaggggagagggagcatgagaaTTTGGGGAAAGAATACTGCTGAGAgtaagaggaagaagggaagagtcTCAAACAGGTGGTTCACATCCAACAGAATAGAGGAAACTGACACAAAAAGGGACTGGTCTTGACatacctgcctcctcctcctctgcatcGTCCCCCTGACCTTCCTGCATCTGTTCGAGATCCTCCTCTTCTTCAGAATCTGTggcctcctcttcttcttcctcttcttcctcctcctcttcctcttcactttcctcatcttcTTCATCATCTGTCTCAGGCTTGGAGGTGGTAGGGCACTCCTGGGATGCCATTCCACTAGGGCCCTGGGGAGACAAAGGAGTTTCTCTAAGGAATCCCTTGCCCCAGAGGATCTGGTTCTCGTGTTCCTTCCACACTCTTCCCCCTCAATGACCCTGAAATCCTTGTTGGCCAGTGCAAGGAAAGGACAAGGTCTGTCTGAAGGGTTTATCCCTTCCATACCTCACCAGAATCCAAGGAGGCTTTGAGGGGGTCTGTAGAGTGGGAAGAGGTAGCTTGGGGAAGCCGAgctctcctcttctgcctctCACCCTCCTCACTCTTGTCTTGCATCATTGCATATTTGGAGATGACCTCATCCAGCCGGCTCATAGCCAAGCTCCGGTTTTCTCGCAGGCGCCGGGCTAGGGCAGGATCTGACAGTGCAGGGTCAATGCCTACATGAGAAGAAATATAGTCAGAGTACTCAGCCCAAACCCTAGAAGAAGGGACTAGAGAGATGCTCCCTCCACCAAACATCTGACATACAAGGGTTACCAGTAGGCATCTCACTAATCCCTACCTGGCCTGTAGTCATCTGTGAGGTGACAGCCAAAGTTGTAGATGAGATCAAGGTGGCGTCGCTCCTGTAACCTGATGCCCACATCTCGGAAGGCATCCTGAGCCATGAGCTGGAGCTGCTGTCGGGGAAGACCAAGGCTGTGCCGAGCAGCTGCCTTCTCCACAGCCCGCAGTACATCTCCATAGTCAGGGAAGGTATCTGGCCCTGGTTTGTTGATGAGCCGTTCAATGCGCCTGTTAACCTCTGGGTAGCGGGTGCCACGATAGGGAATGCGCTGCTCTATGACACGGCCCGTCAGGGAAGAGCAGTCTTTGAGCTCACAAAGCCGCCCAAAGAGGCGGATCAGCTTACGCTTCAACCTTGCCTCCTGCAGGTATGTGGAGTCTGGATCGTCCAATTCTGAGAGATCCAACTCTTTTTCCTGCAGCCGCCGGATCTCTGCCACATAGAGCGCTAGCAGCTGCTCCAAGCGCTGGATCTGCCGCCGGGAACCACGGGTCCTTGGTGCCTCAGAGGCAGTGGTCTCGGCATTTGTGGGGTCCGAGGAGGCGTCTGTGGGAGGGTTATTCCCAGAGGGTTCACTAGAGGTGGCAGCAGGGGCCAGGTTCAGCTTCTTCTTGGCTGAATGGGCCTTGAGAACAGTGCAGAGCTCATTAATGTAGACATAGAGCTTAGCTGGCCGGCTCTGGGCCCGGGATAGGACCCGAGAGAGGATGTTGCAGAACTCCGCCGAGGCCAAAAACAGAGAGTGGGCACGCTGCTGCCGGTTATAGAGGAATGGGACCACCTCAGGGTGGTCTGCTGTCTGCATCTTACAGAGTTCAAGGAACTGGAGGTTtcaggagaagaagggaggggggaaagagaCAAGGGGAGGGGTTGAGAGAAAGAAGGCAAGGCGGGATTAGTGGGGAAGAAAGGACTACAGAGCCAGTCAGCCATCCCCCTCCCTGGGGCACAAGAATCTTCTCCCCTAAAGCTCACCTCTTCAAACAGCTTCTCATTCTCCAACTTGTAGCATTTCTTGCCGCCAGAACTATTGCTTCCTCCAGCCCCATGGGGCTGGGAGGAGCCAGGGGCTTCTGCCTGGGGTGAGGCCggattggggggtgggtgggagggcccTGGCTGAGCAGCTGCTTCATCTTCGTCATCATCATCCAGCACGATGATGCTGTTAGCGGTGGCCATGGGGGATCAAATCCCCCGGAGGAAGGAAGTGTTGGGGATTTCGGAATTCCTGCTGGAAGGGGATGGGGCCTCAGAAAGAGCCCCTCCAGCATAGCCCCTCCCTTCATCTCACACATTTTCCAATCTTCTTGGGTTTCAGTAACACCCAGCCCTGCTCAACAGTGTCCTCACTGCCTAACTTCAGCAACCACTAGTACCAGACACTTTTCTGGCCTTTCACTACCTGAAACCACCTGAAAACCTTaagtccccacccccagctctacCCCTTCTGTTGAGATCCAGTCTGTTTCATTTCCCCACTATCTCTTATACTTGCCAAGCTGACTCTTCCAATCTCTCGACCACCTCCTGCACGTGTGCACTCTGGATTTCCTCGACATTCCCTCGCACAGATACCACATCCCCGTCAGCACCACCTCACCAGCCTTCCCCCTTTCACTCTCAAACACGTCAAATCCACACCCTCATCCCATCCTGAAGGATCACCCCCAACTCCTAGACTCTCAGAGGCGAAGGAAGTTCTCTCCCAACAATCCATTCCCCTTTCCCCTCCTGGGATTATTCTCACATTCCACCCTCTGACGGGTCTCCTCAAACCGGGGCGTTAGGTTGGAGAGATCTCACCTCAAGTCCCCTCCCTCTCACCCCACCCTAattcccccattctctctctgtgacctGTAACCGATTGTGAGCCCAGTACTGAGCTCTCCGGATTCCTCTCAGATCCCAACCCCGCATCCGACCCCTTCCCCCGAATGAGCTTCCCGCCAagtccccctcccccagttcAGCCCCCGACCACCCCACTCCCCTTCAGGGATTGGAAGGAAGGTACCACAGCTTGCCCCTCAGACTCAGCGCCTGGGACTCCCCAGTACCTCTCCCTCGACATTCCCGCCCCTGCCTTCGCTCCCCGCACGGTCCGGCCCCCACCTCAGAAACGGTCTCTCGAGGCGACCCTCGCTGTTGATCTCAGAACCTCGAAGGGTTCCCTCCGCCTTCCTTCCCCCAGTCACCGCAGGCCCTTCTCTGGACCGGAAGTCGCAGAGTTTCCGCCTACGGACACCCAGACGCGGCCATATTGTCGTACGGCGCCCGGCCCCCCTGCGGCAGGAAGTGGCGGTaggcccgcccccccgcccagtGCCTCCCACAGAGTATGCCGCTCTCTTTCCTGTGACCAGTAGAGGGCGGGCTTGCCCCCGCAGGACGTCCCAAAGTACCTGGGGGCCGCCATCTTGCCGTACGGTACTGGCTACGCCCGAACTCGGGGCGCCACCAACGAAGCTCTTTTCGCCGGGTGCTTTTGCGACTCCACCAATCAGAAACTTCCTGCATCCAGCCCAACCGCCGGCGGGTCGCGTGCTGGAAGGACTGAGCCACCTTTCCAAGTAGGGGAGGGGGGGACGGAACAGGACAGCTAAGGAATTGGGCCCTCCAAGACTGTGCAGGGGTGCATAGGAGAGCGAGAATCTCCTAAGAGGGAAAAAACCCTCTTCCTTCCGCTGGGCCATTGACCAGCCTTCCGGCGCCGCTTTCCTACCTGCCAGGTACCCTTTCCACGGCTTCATCTACTGCGCCTGCCCCTTCCTTTCTGCAGGCTGCGCGCTCCCTTGCCGCTGTCCAGCAGCTACTTCTACTTCCCCGTGCCCACACCTCCCAATAGTGAAATCATAACACATGCATACGAACGAGCACAATTCGCTACACaaagttgttattattattattactattgttattgaTTTCGTTTTAAGCGCCTCCAAGGAGCTAATGACCAACCCAGCAGGTGAGACCTAGGTGGTTCTCCGTTCCTTTCTGGTGGGGTGCCCGAGGTGCAAGCAGTGATGACCTGGAGGCCGTGCCTTGTCCAGGAGCTCCAGGGCCATAGGACCGCGATGTGGGGCGGGGGCTTTGAGGAGAATCTGTGCAAATTGCCGCTGTTGGATGAAATGAGACTTGTAAAATACCTTGAGTCTCCActggtctcttcctcttcctctgggagAGCTGAGAAAAGAACGGGGAGACAAGAAACTGACTTTGACGCCCCCTCGCCCACACCCACACCTcacccaactttatttttttttctcttttttaaatttttatttatttatgacagtcacagagagagagagagagagaggcagagacacaggcagagggagaagcaggctccatgcaccgggagcccgacgtgggattcgatcccgggtctccaggatcgcgccctgggccaaaggcaggcgccaaaccgctgcgccacccagggatcccctcacccaACTTTAAAAAGGCCGGAAGGACTCGTGGAGGCCACGCTGGGTCCAAATACGAGCTTATGGGGAAGTCACACCGGTTAACACGGAGATTCTCCTCCCCTGCGTCACATTCCACAAGTGGTGAGTAACTTACCACTTTCTGGGACCACAGAGTACCAGAACCTCAAACCCTCACTTCCATTAAAGAATCCCACACCATATGTAAGCCTACAGTCTTCAAATTAGGGAACACGAAAACTCCCCAAAAGGGTACGCAGACTTAGGAGACATAGGAATTTAATTTCCAGATTCTCGACTTTCCCAAAATTGATCTGAGTAAATGCCTGCAAGTAGAGGTTTTCTTTCTTCCGGTTCCCTTTTATAATAGACTtgctccctcttaaaaaaaaaaatgcatgcaagcatacctcattttattgtgcttcacagatatgtgttttttacaaattgaagattTGCATCAAGCAAATCTATCagtactattttttctttttttcaagattttatttatttattcatgagagacacaaagagagctgagacaggcagagggagaagcaagctccctttggggagcccaatgcgggactcagggtcgccacctgagccaaaggcagatgctcagccactgaggtgcccctaaagattttatttttaagtaatctctatacccaacatgggactcaaacttacaacccccaagatcgagagttgcatgctctaccaactaagccagccaggtgcccttattgGCATCCTATTTCTAGcagcatttgttcattttgtatctctgtgtcacattttggtaagtATTGCAATATCTCAAACTTcattacttttatatttgttaccgtgatctgtgatcagtggcTTTTTGGTGTTACTATAGTCTTAGTTTTGGGGTACCACAAAAATGACACCTATATAAGACAGCGAACTTAATAAATACTGTGTGTTCTGACTGCTCCACTGACCAGCTGtttccccatccctctccctctcctcagcctTCCCTTTCTTTAAGACAtagcaatattgaaattaggccaattaataaccctacaaagacctttaagtgttcaagtgaaaggaagagtcacctgtctctcactttaaatcaaaatctGGAAATGATTAAGCTTGGCaaggaaggcatgttgaaagcatgagataggctgaaagctaggcctcttgtgccaaaAGTCAGGATGTGAGTGcgaaggaaaagttcttgaaggaaattaaaagtgcctCTCTGGTGAgcacatgaatgataagaaagaaaaacagccttATTACTGATATGGGGGAAGCCTGAATGGTCTGGATAGAAGTCAAACCAGCGACAACACTCCCTTAAGCTACAACCTGACTCTCAGAGGCCCTAAGGCTAAGAGAGGTGAGGACGcttcagaagaaaagtttgaggCTTGCAGGGTTGGTTCATGAGGTATAAAGAAAGAAGCCATCTTTGTAACATAAAGTGCAAGATGAAGCAGCAGGCACTGATGTAGAATATGTAGCAAGTTATCTAGAAGATCTAGCCGGAATAAGTAATGAAAGTGGCTGcgctaaacaacagattttcagtgtAGATGAAACAGTCTCATATTGGAAGAAGGTACTATCTAGGACTTCaatagctagagagaagtcagtGCCCTGGCTTCAAAGCTCCAAATGACAGGCTGACTCTTGTTaagggctaatgcagctggtgacatTAAATTGAAGCCATTGCTCCTTTgccattccaaaaatcctagAGGCCtgaagaattatgctaaatcttctctgcctgtgctctataaatgaaACACCAAaacctggatgacagcacatctctTAACAGCCTGGCTTATTGTTAATGCCTACTGCTCAGAAACAAAGATTCCTTTTTGTTagtgcttattaaaaatgcaccTGGTCATCCAAGGGTTCTGATAAAaatgtacaatgagattaatgttttcATGCTTGCTAACACAGCACCCATTCTGCAGACCATGGATCAAGGAATAATTCTGACTTTCAAGggttattatttaagaaatacattccaTAAGGCTATCATTGGCATACATAGTAATTCTTCTAATGGATCTGGGTGaggtaaattgaaaaccttcatGAAAGGATTCATCGGtgtagatgccattaagaacattcatgatttaTGGGAAGAGgccaaaatatcaacattaataaGAGTTTTGAGAGAGTTGATTTCAACCTTCATGgttgactttgaggggttcaagacgTCAGTGATGTCAGTGGGGGAAGTAACTCCAGATATggtagaaagagctagagaaCTAGAATCAGAAGTGCAGCCTCAAGATGGGACTGAATTGGCTATAATCTCAAGATAAAACTTTAAgagatgaggagttgcttcttatggatgagcaaagagaGTGTTTTCTTGAGATGAGATCTACTCCTGATGAAGATGCTAAGATTATTGAAATGACAACAGAAgacttagaatattacataaagttAGTTGATAAGGCAGCAGCAGGGTCTGAGAGGATTGACTCTAATTTTGAAAGTTCTTCTGTGGGTAAAGtcctatcaaacagcatcacatgctacagaaaaatcatttgtgaaaggagTAGTCAATTGATGTGGCAAATtgcattgttgtcttattttaagaaattgacaCAGCCTTCAGCAACCACTACCCTGTTCGGTCAGCAGCCAAAAGCATCTAGGAAAGACCtttcaccagcaaaaagattaaaACTCCCCAAACACTCAAACGATGTTTGGCATCTTTtagcaataaagtgtttttttttttttttttttttttttttgagaaagagtgcatgcatgcacatggggagggaaagagagggagagaatgccaagcaggctccacacccagtgcagagcccaatgcagggctccatctcatgaccctgagatcaaaacctgaacagaaatcaagagtcaaatgcttaactaaccgagccacccagttgccccacaataaagtatttttcaattaaGATATGTATATTgggtttttttagacataatgctatcacacacttaatagactacactATAGTGTAAACATGATTTTTATATGTACTGGGAAATCAAAAATGTTCCTTTGACTTGTTTTATTGcgatattcactttattgtggtTATCTGGAACCAAACATGCAAATTTCCAAAATATGCCTGTAAATCATGAAATCTTACCTTGTCTTAAATACAGAAACatatagtggggcacctgggtggctcagttggttaagcatctgactcttggtttcggctcaggtcatgaactcaggaccctgcgaccaagccctgcatggggctccctactcagtggggaagctccctttcccttttcccctccccccagatTATGctttctcactgtctctcaaataaatacatagaacctttaaaaaaaatagcctatTTCTTTCATCAAGGTACCATAAGCACCACCTTTCCTATCTCATTAAAAAtgtacttctaattttttaaaaagattttatttatttatttatgagagacacagaaagagaggtagagacacagcagagggagaagcaggctccctgcagggagcccaatgcggaactcaatcccaggaccctgggatcataacaggaaccaaaggcagacactcaaccactgagccacccaggtgctcctaatttttaattattttaaaaatgtgtgcaaTCTTTATGCCATTTAATCAGTTCTGTCCTCATAATAATTGTGATATggagaagtttttttaaaaaactttgctGTCCGTGgtcacaagaaaggaaaatactttgCATAtcagttaatatatatatatgtatatgcaggGAAGTATGATAGATTGGCCAATAAAAGACTTTCACATATAAAAGCCTAAAATTGTCTGTAGGGAAGTGGACTGATAATAGGTGTTTGAGGAGAAAAGATtcatgaaagaaggaaaggaataatCCCAATTGTTAAGAgcttgtttatcttttttaaatgggTAGTGGTGACTATCAGGTCACTCTGATACTACCATTCCCCTGGACATTTAAAGggtaatatgttttatttttaaatataaatgttttgggggtgcctgggtggctcagtcggttaagtgctgccttccactcgggtcatgatcccaaggtcctgggatcaagtcccacattgggctccccactcagtggggagcctgcttctccctctctctctgccgtacccccccccacttgtgctttctcactctctgtcaaataaaatctttttaaaaagtgaatatttttaatatgccaGAAATTACATCCttgaaacaattttaatttatgatgaaAATTTTTAGATGGCTCCTTAAAAATATGCAAGAAGTacaaactttttcaaaattattttccagagtaTAGGtgcaaaaaaatttaagacagcTGCTCTAAGCTATCCAAGTGTCCCCTGCACAGCCCCCAGCAGTCCCATTTCCCTCTTGCCTCCCCTCTCACCTCTGTAGCAGGGGAAGAGAATATTTATAGGAAAGGTGGTCACAattccagctcctcctccttctgaggTGTTCTCAGGAGCCAGTCCCCAAACTTTGTCCATGGTAGCAGCCACAGCAGCTTACAAACAGCCTCCAGTGTCAGTAGTGTCAGGATGAGAAACAGGAAGACAAGGAAGGCTTTGTCCAAGGCCCGACGGAAGGGACTCCTTGGAGGACAGGGACCCTGGGCAAATGCCAGGAACACATCCTCCTCGTCCACATCACCTTCCTCCTCAGCCATACTAACTCATAGTCTGAGAGCTGACAGGATCAGGGAAGACTGGGATGGAAGCCCTTGGTCAGCAAATCGAGGATTAAGGGGCATGGCCGCAGCAAGTCTTACACCTGCTGGGCCTGACCCTAATTCCCCcaccaaagagagagaaaggagagagaagcctCTGAGCCTTTGAAACCATCATATGATCATCCAGTGCAATGTGAATGGTCCGGACTAAATGATACATAAAGGCTGTCCACCTTTACTGTAACTGTGACCTGTCAACTGAAGGCCCAGCTGAGAGCTATGCAAGCTGGTCCAGTCATGTCAGGTCCCTAGGCTCAGGGCCCAGCGTCTTGGGCCCCTACGGACAAAGGGTGAACAAGAGGAGCTAGTATGAGCCGGTAAGCTGCTGTCAGCCCATTCCAGCTGTCCAATGGGAGGTGAGAAAAGGCCTAGGGGAACTGAAGCGGGGGTGCAAGAGCAGCAGCAGGCTCCAGCTTGCACAGGCCTACCTCTCCCTAAGTCTGCAGACCCGTTGAAACCCAATGCACTCTCCTCCTCATTTCTGGGCCATGCTGTCCAGAGGACAACTATAATTGGAGGGCAGGGGCCCAAGGGAACATctgtaaaaagagaaagatggtGACTGGTCAGCGGAGCCAGAGAGTAATTAGGACTTAAGTGTTGGGGCAATAATGAGAGCAGGAGTTCTGAGGAAGAGTTGCTGACTGGGAGTGTCATCCAGGAGATTGTCACTGGGGCAAGTGTTGAAGGCCATTTCTTGTCCCTGTTGCCCAGGCACTGGCCGGAAAGTCCATAACAGAAATGGAAGCCTAGTGGAGATCtgaggacccccccacccctgcgataagtggggcagggggtaggtagggcagccagcagagggagcagtgtGTGGTGGTGGACCTCATACCCGGAGCCTTTAGGGTCTCTTACTTACCTTAATAGGAAGACCTTGTTCACCACCGAAAGGTACAAATGATATCACAATCTTATGTAGAGTCAACTTATGTTATTATTTGCTGTTGCCCCAAGAGGGCTGTGTTAAGAGTCAAAAAACCTGGATGGGttcaaacaaattatttttgaggTGTGTTAAATTTTTGTTTAGTATATGTACTGGCCAAGTGAGGACTTATGTTAAATTAATTCAACAAGGAAGCCATTAGACTGAGGTGGCACTAAAGGCATGGTGGCCTACATTAGCAAATCAAAACCTAAGCCTGTAAATTCCTCAAGGATAGGAAATCAAAACACTGAGGACAGTCACAGCCatctaggcttttttttcttttttcaagattgtatttatttattcttgagagacacagagagagacagagacataggcagaaggagaagcaggctcctttcagggagcccaatgtgggggtcaatcccaggaccctgagatcacaaccccagGAACACGCccggagcagaaggcagacgctcaaccattgagccacccaggtgatccacCATCTAGGCTTTCAGCTATATAGCCAGTCAAGTAATTGCCTTTCTTTGCTTCTGCACTTTATCTATATAAGTCTGTCCCCATGCTCTGTCTACAGAGCATGCCTAAGCACTTCTGATCTGCTGCTGCcccattcaaatttaaaaattcaaattttttaatttttaaaaaaaatgtatttacttatttgacagagaacacaagcagggggaggtgcagacagagagcgagaagcaggctccctgctgagcagggagctccatagggctcaatccaggaccctggaatatgacctgagctgaagacagatgcttaaccaactgagccaccaaggtgcccctagtgttttaaataaaattaataaatctctcTCCTCACAGAATTGTTATAAGGAGAAAATGATgtcaggagtttttttttttaagattttatttatttattcatgagagacacacagagagaggcagagatacaggcagaggaagaagcaggctccatgcagggagcccgatgtgggacttgatcccgggtctccaggatcatgccccgggctgaaggaggcgccaaaccgctgagccaccagagctgcccacgtaaggagttttttgtttgtttttactttttgtaaaTTGTGAAGtgctatattaatatattaatttctgaTACCCTCACTTACATTTCAGGCAAGTTTACAATAATGCTACACAAACacctttatctttccttccacaTTGTAGGTTCAGCACCAATGTCTTGTATGATATATAAACCTAGCacttcataggatttttttttaatttttaaataatttcaagtttacagaaaacatttaagaatgGTTTCAAGAACTCTAGTATGCAGGGGTGCatgggtcgctcagtcagttaagtgttcgactcttgattgtggctcaggtcatgatctcagggtcacgtgattgagccccacaccagtctctgcctctcctgcacccctctccctcccacacactcacaggtgttctctctctctctcaaaaaaaaaatactggtatCCTTTTTATCCTACTTCCCCACTTATCTACATTTGGGTAAATTTACTCATTTCTCTCAACCCCAATATAACCATCTGTTATGGGTTGCATTTTGACACACAAAATTTGTATAGTAAAGTCTTAACCCTCAGTATCTTAgaatgggaccttatttggaaatagggtgaTAATAGATGTAATTGGATAAAATAACATGAGTCATACTGCAGGAGGGTATATACCTAAT
Protein-coding sequences here:
- the SMIM40 gene encoding small integral membrane protein 40, with amino-acid sequence MAEEEGDVDEEDVFLAFAQGPCPPRSPFRRALDKAFLVFLFLILTLLTLEAVCKLLWLLPWTKFGDWLLRTPQKEEELEL